The Tolypothrix sp. PCC 7712 region GGTTTAGACTGGGTTTTTCAGCAAGTAGAAACAGCAATTATTCTGGAGGATGATTGTTTACCTCATCCGACATTCTTTCCATATTGTGAAGAATTATTAGATAAATATCGTCATGATCAACGCATTATGACGATTTCTGGAAACAATTTTCAGTTTGGTCGCCGACGCACTGAAAATAGCTATTACTTTTCTCGCTATCCACTAATTTGGGGTTGGGCAACTTGGCGACGTGCATGGCAAAAGTACGACCGAGAAATGAAGAATTGGGTAGAAGTTAGAGATAATAATTGGCTGCAAGATATACTCAATGATGCCACTGCAGTAAAATACTGGAATCGACTTTTTGAAAAGTGTTACAAAGGCAATATTGATTCCTGGGCTTTTCGTTGGACTCTCACTTCTTGGCTAGAAAATGCTTTAACTATTTTGCCAAATGTCAATTTAGTTTCTAATATTGGATTTAGTCGCACAGCATCTAATACAAGAGATATTTATAGTCCATTTGCTAATCATCCTAGGGAAGCAATAAAATTTCCGCTCAAGCATCCAGAATTTATGATTCGTGATGTACAGGCCGATCAATTTACACAGCAAACTCAGTTTCGGACTAGTTTAATATCGACGCTGAAAAGCAAAATTAAAAAAAAACTGCCAAATTTCCGTTAATCTATTCGTCACAATCCCTTGCCAAAGCTCATCAAATAATTGGCAATCTTTGATGACTAAATAAGATTCTATTTCAATACTGCTCGGTTAAGGATTTTCAACTGGGAGTTTGGTTTGGGGAAAAGGTGACTGGGTAAGGGTTAAAGGTTTTTTCTTGCCCCTTTTCCCCTTCCCCTTTTGCCCTTAACCGACAAGTATTGGATTCTATTTTATATTCTTTGTTGTTGCCTTTCTCAGTAATCTATCCAGATGAGGAGGTGAGTTATTTCACAAATCAAATAGCATTGCAATGACAACAGAATTATCAGCATAAGTGATTTATGAATACTGCTGTTGCATTAACCATCTTTAATCAACCAGAAATTACAGCACAAGTTTTTGAGGTAATTCGTCAGGTTAAACCGCCAATTTTATTAGTGATTGCTGATGCACCTCGTCCCCAATATCAGGATGATTTCCATAAATGTGCCGCTTGTAAAAAACTGATTGAGCAAGTTGATTGGGATTGTAGAGTACTCACAAATTACTCCGAAGAAAATTTAGGCCCTAAAATACGTATTGCTACTGGTCTTAATTGGGTTTTTCAACAAGTAGAAGCTGCAATTATTCTGGAACATGATTGTTTACCTCACCCCACATTCTTCAGATTTTGTGAGGAACTATTAGATAAGTATCGTCATGATCAACGCATTATGACTATTTCCGGTAATAATTTTCAGTTTGGTGAACAACGTACTGAAAATAGCTATTACTTTTCTCGCTATCCCTTAATTTGGGGTTGGGCTACTTGGCAACGTGCATGGCAAAAGTACGATTTAGAAATGCAGCACTGGGTAGAAGCCAGAGATAGCAACTTACTAGAAAATATACTTGATGATTCTACCGCAGTGAAATATTGGACGAGAATTTTTCAAAGTTATTACCAAGGCAATATAGATACTTGGGATTATCCTTGGACATTTACATCTTGGCTACAAAATGGGTTAACTATTCTGCCCAATGTCAATTTAGTTTCTAATATTGGCTTTAGTCCTGAAGCTGCTAACACAAAAGATATTTACAGCCCTTTTGCAAACTATCCCACACAAGCAATGGAATTTCCGCTCAAACATCCGCATTTTATAGTTCGTCATACAAAAGCTGACCAATTTACCCAGCGAACTCAGTTTCATACTAGTCTTTCATTTAGACTGAAAAACAAATTTAAAAACCTGTTTTATAGAAACTTTCATATATTCGCCAAAAATTAATAAGTAGCTCAATATCTAAAAACATAAAATAGACTATTTGCGATTACGTCGCTTCTCCCCTTGGGAGACGCTGCGCTAACACTGCATTCCTCCTTACCATAGAGGAAAGCGTTCCGCCTACATAATGACATTTTTATGTTTAAAAGTGCTGAGTGCTAAGTAAAAATTACCTTGATACATTTAAGCTGCTTAATTGCTGGCTATTTGTCTACTGAAAATAATTATACTTTGAAATATTAATGTATCAAATTTAGCATTAAAAATATGGCAATAATTTTAATTTTTAGTGAGATAGAAATTATTAATCACAATCTTAATACGTACAATTATGGAAAATAATTTCTTTTGTCAATCAGGAATCATTTATCATAAGATTGCGTCTATACTGTCATAAAAATTCACTCCTAATAGATTTTCTGGCAATCTTCCTGATTTATTATTACGAGATTAGAGGACTTTTATAGTGGCTAACACTAGTCTGAATCAAGGACAAATGCTCATTAACTCTCCACAAAACGCGGTTGACATCAAACAACTTACGACAATTCTGTTTCACCGACGTTATCTGATATTGGGTATTTCCTGTGCAGTGATGTCAGTTGCGAGTATCCTTGCTCTCATTGCCAAACCAACTTACCAAAGCTCTATGCAAATACTGGTAAGTTCCAACCTATATGAAGGAGTACGCTCAAGTAATGTTCAGGGAAATCCAGAAAGCGAGTTTACAGATCCCAATTTTCAAGTAGTTGACTATACCGCTCAACTGAAACTGATGATGAGTACTAAGCTCATCCAAAAAGCTGTAGACTTGCTGCGTCCAACTTATCGAGATATTACCTTAGAAGATATTAAAGGCAAAAAAGAAAAAGGTGAAAAACCTCCTTTAGAAGTAGCGCAAATCGAGGGTGGTTCGGGTATTAATAAAATCCCTAGTCAGGTATTTGAAGTAACTTTCAAAGATAAAGATCCAATTAAAGCCCAAAAAGTTTTACAAGCACTACAAAATGTTTATCAAGATTACAACATAGAACAACAAAATGAGCGATTACACAAAGGACTTTCTTTTGTGAATGCGCGCCTCCCAGAAATTAAAAAAGAAGTCAGCCAATCAGAAAAAAATTTAGAAGCATTTCGTCGGCAGCATAATTTATTAGATCCAGAAGTTCAAAGCAAAATTCTTTTGGAATCTCTAGCTGATATTCAAAAACAGTTAGAAACTACTCGTGCTCAACTTCAAGATAATAGAGCGCGTCAAGCTAACCTAGAGCGAAAAATGGCTGCTTCCTCTCAAAATGCCATTATTTCCTCACGATTAAGCCAATCAACACGCTACCAAGGGCTACTAAATGAGATTCAAAAGACTGAATTGGCTCTAGCGCAGCAGCGACTACGTTATACAGAAAATTCTCCCGTTATCCAAAATCTGACACAGCAACGTCAAAGTCTACTAGCACTCTTACGCCAAGAAGCGGGAAGATCGGTAGGAGAAAAAGGGCAAAATGTAGCAAATACCCGCCAACCGCTATTAACTCAAGGGCAAATGGTAGGCGTTGACTTGAAGCTAGTAGAAGAGGTGATTCAGGTACAAACAACTTCATTAGGGCTAATTGCCAATGAAAAAAGTTTAGTTGAATCCGAACAACGGCTACGTTCTGAACTGAGTAAATACCCTGCCCTCATAGCCCAGTACAATCGTCTCCTACCAGAGGTGGAAACAAATCGCAAAACACTTGAGCAACTACTGCAAGCACAACAATCTTTAGGCTTAAAAATTGCTCAAGGCGGATTTGATTGGCAAGTTTTAGAAGCGCCCGATAAAGGCATGTATATGGGTAGCGGCAGAGTATTTCTCTTAGGTGGAGGAATAATTATTGGGCCGATTTTAGGGATAGTAGCAGCCCTCATTTGGGAAATGTTTCATGATGTCATCTATTCTGCCAGAGAATTACAACGCTTAACAAATTTAAGACTATTAGGAACAGTGCCAGGGCTAGGGGGACGTGCGAGAAAACGTTTAGCTAAACTACCTTGGGATAAGCAAGATAGAGCAGTTCCTTTAGTATTAGAAAGTAATCCCAGATTGCCATATCATGAAAATTTAGATATGGTCTATCAAAACATTCAAATAGCAAGATATCCCCAGCTTTTCCAATCGCTAATGTTGACTTCAACACTAGCAGGTGAAGGCAAAACAACTTTGTCTTTAGGGTTAGCTGTTAGTGCTGCTCATATGCATCGTCGGGTATTATTAATTGATGCTAACTTGCATAATCCTAGCTTGCACAAGATTTTAGAATTGCCAAATGATTGGGGCTTATCTCTATTATTAGAGGAAGAAGCTAATACCCCAGTCGCTGATTATATCCAACCAATTCATCCTGATATTGATGTTTTGACTGCTGGCCCCACACCAGAGGATACAGTCAAACTACTCAGTTCAGACCGGATGAAAGAGTTAATAGAATTGTTTGAGCAAACTTACGATTTAGTTTTAATAGATGCTCCAGCAATTTTAGACAATGTTGATGCCAGAATCGTTGCATCTGTATGCAGTGGAATTGTATTAGTAGGGCGTATTGGTCAGATTACCCAAAGTGAACTCATTCAAGCTAGAGAAATTTTGAGTAGGTTGAATTTGATTGGGATTATTGCTAATGATGCGAAGGATGCGCCAAGGGTTTAGGAATTGGGGATGGGGTAATGGGGAAAACACCAAACCCCTATGCTGCGGTAAACCTAGATTCTGTACACACCGCTTTTAAAGGTTTATCCCAATGTTCAATGGGTATTTGGGGTAAATAGGCGAAATCAAATAAAATGCCGATAGTTGGCTTGTTTTGCCATGCTGGTGAACTGAGGAGGCGATCATAATATCCGCCGCCATAGCCTAAACGGTAACCTTGATAATCGCAAGCAACGCTGGGGACAAGTATTAAATCTACCTCATCTGGATCTATTGGGGGTGTATCCGGGCGGGGTTCAATAATGCCATAGGTGCCAATTGCTACAGCATCTTTGGGAGTCCAACTATGCCAAAACATAGATTTACCAACGCAGCGCGGAAATCCCCAACGGTATTGCGGATGAGCAAATAGCAAACTAATATCGGGTTCTTGGCGAAAACTAAAATATGCCAGTATAGTTTTTGCTTGCGTAAAGAGGACAGAGGTTTGGAGTTGCTGACAGATGCGATCGCTTTTTTCTCTCCATTCTGTCATTGACATTGATTGACGTTTTTTTAAGAGAGTCCGACGTAGTTCCGTTTTTGCTGGAATGTCCACACTTTGAAGTTGTTGCTGGATTTGGGAAAATTGAGATGATGTCACAAAACAAACACGTAGGGCATACGCCCTACGTTCTAGATAGTTTTGGATATTGGGTTTCAACCCCTTACCCACAATAAATTGCTGGTATATTTTGGGTTAGTGTGGGTAATTATAGATTCATTATTTACTAAATGCTGCTAATTAAGTTATGCAGCATGTTGGCGGTACCATGCAATGGTATTCTTTAACCCTTGCTCAAAGCTAACTTGGGCTGTGAAATTAAAAGCTTGCTTTGCCCTTTCGGTATCCAAACAACGACGAGGTTGACCGTTGGGTTTGTCTGTTTCCCAAACAATTTCCCCGTCAAACTCCATCAATTCGCAAATCAGATTAATTAAATCCCGAATGGAGATTTCATAACCTGTGCCCAGGTTAACTGGTTCCGAGTCATTGTAGAATTGAGTACCCATAACAATGCCCCGTGCAGCATCTTCAGAATAGAGAAACTCACGGGTAGGACTACCATCACCCCAAACAGGTAGTTGCTTGTCGCCTTTGATTTGGGCTTCGTGGACTTTGCGAATTAAGGCTGGAATCACATGAGAACTTCCGGGGTCAAAGTTATCTTCTGGCCCGTATAAATTTACAGGTAGCAGGTAAACACCATTAAAGTTGTACTGCTGGCGGTAAGATTGCAGTTGAACTAAAAGGGCTTTCTTGGCTACTCCGTAGGGAGCATTGGTTTCTTCAGGATAGCCATTCCAAAGGTCATCTTCTTTAAAAGGCACTGGGGTAAATTTGGGATAAGCGCAGATCGTGCCAACACAGACGAATTTTTCTACTCCAGCTTGATAGGCTGCATGAATTAACTGGGTTCCCATAATCAAGTTGTCGTAGAACAACTCGGCGGGTTTTTCGCGGTTGAGGCCGATACCACCGACGTGCGCTGCTAAGTGGATGACGATATCTTGCTGATCGACTACACGTTGGTTGTTTTCCCAGACCCGTAGATCGCAATCACGCGATCGCGGTACTGTAATTTTTTGAAGATCTGCTCCTGCTTGACACAGCTGATCTACCACCTGACGACCTAGGAAACCCGACCCACCAGTGACGAGAATCCGTTTATTTTTTAATTCTAAGGCAGCCATATTTTTATCCTCAGCGACAGTTGAAATCAAAAGTGGAGCGCACCCAGTTGTTGACGAACAGTCGCAATATCATGGGGTACTGACGAACCATTGCCATTGGGAGAAGTGATACCTAATGCTTGGAGGTCTGCTTCTACCATTAATGCTACAAGTCCCTCAAAGGTAACTGATGGTGTCCAACCCAACTTTTGCCGTGCTTTGGTAGCATCACCAATTAATAACTCTACTTCCGCAGGGCGAAGATAGCGCTCATCAAACTCTACATAATCTTCCCATCGGAGATTTACATAACGAAATGCTAGCTCTAAAAATTCACGTACTGAGTGGGTTTCACCAGTAGCAATTACATAATCATCTGGTTGCTCTTTCTGCAACATTAGCCACATGGCTTTTACATAATCCTTGGCATAGCCCCAATCCCGTTTGGCATCAAGGTTACCCATATAAAGTTTTTTCTGTTTACCTGCAACAATTTGAGCAACGGCTCTGGTAATTTTACGGGTTACAAAAGTTTCGCCCCGCCGAGGTGATTCGTGGTTAAAAAGTATGCCATTACAAGCAAACAAAGAGTAAGATTCACGATAATTTACTGTTTGCCAGTGGGCATAAACTTTAGCACAAGCATAAGGACTACGGGGATAAAAAGGTGTGGTCTCGCTCTGAGGTACAGCTTGTACTAAACCATACATCTCCGAAGAACCAGCTTGGTAAAAGCGCACCTCAATTCCAGTACGCTGTTGGTAATCCCGAATGGCTTCCAACAAACGCAGTGTTCCCATACCTACTGCATCTACTGTGTATTCTGGTGAATCAAAGCTGACTCTGACATGGGATTGCGCGCCAAGGTTATAAATTTCTACTGGCTGTACTTCTTCTAAAATTCGGCGTAGGGTTGTCCCATCTGTCAAATCACCATAGTGAAGAAACAACCGCACCCCTTCTTTGTGAGGGTCTTCGTAAATGTGATCGATGCGGTCTGTGTTAAAGGTAGAAGTCCGGCGAATAATACCATGTACCTCGTAACCTTGCTCTAGCAAAAACTCACTCAGATATGAACCATCTTGACCAGTAATACCGGTAATTAATGCTCTTTTCTGCTGCGTCATGCTTAGGGATTCCTTTGTATATTTTGAGTAAAATAGTTACAGACTAACTGATACAAGCTAGCAGTTAATTGCTAAATTGCCTAATGGGAAACTACTAAATTCTGATTTAGCACGTAAATTTGTCTGTAAATGTATGTACTTAATTTATTAAGAATGTTAAGTAGTTTTACTAATTGAAGCTGAAAATTTTTACTTTTGTGTCTAAAGTTGCAAAAAATCTTTACCAAAACTTTATATAAACGAGAATTTTATTAAATATAAGTAAATTTCCTCTGGGGGCAGGAGCTGCCCCACAGAATATACTCTTAAGTATCGTTTCAGTAAGCCCCGTTATTTTTAGGCATAATGACAACATCAACTGTTTTCAAAATTATCCAGAGGTCGAGCCAAAAATTTCTAAATTTTACATAGTGTAAGTCTATTTGAACTCGCCTTGGATAAGGAATGTCATTGCGCCCAGAGACTTGCCATAACCCAGTGATTCCCGGTCGGATAGTTAAAATCTGATCGATATGACAACCGTATTTAGGAAGTTCTTCCGCTACTAAGGGTCGCGGCCCGACAACACTCATATCCCCTTTTAAGACATTCCAGAATTGGGGAAATTCATCTAAGCTAGTAATTCGCAAAAACCGCCCAATTTTTGTAATGCGGGGGTCTTGTTTTAGCTTAAAACTGCTCTCAAATTCTTGCCGCATCTGGGGGGATGTCTCCATCATTTGTACGAGCATTTCATCGGCATTGCTTACCATCGTGCGGAACTTAATACAATTAAAGGGTTTGTAGTTTTTACCAACCCTTTCCTGGACATAAAAAATCGGGCCTTCTGAACTCAAAGCGATCAGTAAGGCCAAGATTAAGTAAACCGGGAAAAATAAAATCAAAACCAACAACGAAAACACAATATCAAACAGTCGCTTGGCAAACTCTCCGTTTAAACCTTGAAAAGACAAACCTTTAGGTTTTAACCTAGGAGCCTTTTTCTGTTGACCACGTTTTGAGAAAGTACGACCAGACGCATTAGCATCTTGCCGTAGGCCTCGCTTGCCGGAGAGGAGTGAGCTCTGGGCAGTCATCATACTCCTTAACAATCCACACCACACATAGTCCCAATCTTAAAGCTAAAAGTAGGTGCTTCTGGGTTTAAATTTCCAAAAGCCTACAAAACAATTCAAAAAATCCTGACCATCACTCCCATGAAGGCGTTTTTTTGCTGCATCGCTCTACAAAATCTAGATAGCGATCGCCAAAAACCCGCCGAGAAAATTTACTAGCATGTGTTCGCAAATACTCAGGATTAAATTTGCCTTGATACATTTCAAACTTTTCTACTGCTGCTACTAAAGCAGCTTCTGTTTGTTCGTTAAATAAGATACCTGTTCCTGTATCGACCCAGGAATGAATATCTCTGACAGTTTCTAGTGCTCCCCCAGCACCGTAGGCAATGACTGGAGTCCCACAAGCTTGTGCTTCAACTAAGGCAATACCAAAATCTTCACAAGCTGCATACACAAATGCCTTGGCTTTGGCCATATATTTTGTTACTACATCATTCGGTTGCCATCCTAGTATTTGAATATTAGAATTTGCTATCTGGCGAAGATATTTCATTTGTGGCCCTGTACCAATTACTACCAATGGTTTTTTGAGCTGATTAAAAGCTTTGACAATTAAGGATACTTGTTTGTAACTCACTAAACGGGAAACTATTAGATAAAAATCTTCTTTGTCAGCCACAAATGGTAATTCTTCTACATTAACTGGCGGATAAATCACAGTTGATGTTCGCCGATAGCAGCGCCAAATTCGCCTGGCTGTATGCTGTGAATTGGCAATAAAATAATCAACGCGATTAGCTGTCAATACATCCCACTGACGCAAACGATGTAGTAAATATCGCGTTATCCATCCAGCTATACCATTCCCGACTTTGCTTTGTTGCAGATAATCAAAAGTTAAGTCCCAAGCATAACGCATGGGGCTGTGGCAATAACAAATATGTAATTGGTCGGGAGCAGTAATTACTCCTTTGGCGACAGCGTGGGATGAAGATAGAATTACGTCATATTGCCGCAAATCTAATTGTTCAATAGCCAGCGGTAACAAAGGTAAATATTTTTGTACACCATTGCGGGCATAGGGAAAGTTTTGCAGGAAAGTTGTGCCAATCTGACGTTGGTATAAATAACTTTCAGGATTTGTGGATTCAAAATTGATTAGCGCATATAAATCAGCATCTATATGCTCCAGAATTGCTTTTACAACTAATTCTGAACCGCCAGTGGCTTTAGGTGTCAGCCATTCATGAATCAGAGCATATTTTAAGGGCACAGCTAACGTGAATAAGTGGAAAATACTGAGGTAAATTAGTCAGATTAACCAAAAGGTTTTTCCTTGGGATTAAGGAAGAGAAAGCAATCCAGATGAAGTCGAAGACGCGATTCTCCAAAAACAGGTTCCAGAGCGATACTGTAACCTGATAACCTCAAATAGGGACTGGGGATTGGGGACTAGAGATTGGGGACTAGGGATTGGGGACTGGGGACTGGGACAACAGATTAAAGATGAGTTTTATAGTAGCCTCTAGCCCCTAAGCTTTAGCTCCTAAGTTCTAGCCTCTAACCCTTAGCTAGCCCCTGCATTATTAAAAGAGCTAAGAGGGGAATTCATGCGGATTTTGATTATAGGTGGTACTCGGTTCATTGGTGTTTATCTCACCCAACTGCTAGTAGAACAAGGACATGAGGTGGTGCTGTTCAATCGTGGTAATCGTCCTGCACCATCTTTACAGGGAGTAGGACAAATTATAGGCGATCGCACTGACGCTACGCAGTTAAAGGCGAAGTTATCACAGGAAAATTTTGATGTCATTTTTGACAATAATGGGCGGGAACTTGCTGATACTCAACCATTGGCAGAAATTTTTCAAGGCCGTGTACAACATTTTGTGTATATGAGTTCTGCTGGAGTATATCTCAAATCTGACCAAATGCCTCATGTGGAAGGTGATGCTGTAGATCCCAAAAGCCGTCATCGGGGTAAGCATGAAACAGAGGCTTACTTAGCTGAATTGGGAATACCTTTTACCTCAATTCGCCCCACCTATATTTATGGGCCGCGTAACTATAACGATTTGGAAAGCTGGTTTTTTGATAGAATTGTCCGCGATCGCCCTATTCCCATTCCGGGAAATGGCTTGTATATTACGCAGCTAGGTCACGTAAAGGATTTAGCAAGGGCTATGACTCAGGTTGTGGGTAATCAGCAGGCCATAGGGCAAATTTACAATGTATCAGGCGATCGCTTTGTCACTTTTGATGGTTTAGCCCGTGCTTGTGCACAAGCGGCTGGTAAATCCCCTGATGCAGTCAAAATTGTCCATTACGACCCGAAAAAGTTTGATTTTGGCAAGCGCAAAGCTTTTCCCATGCGGGGACAACATTTTTTTGCCTCGGTAAATAAGGCTCAGAGTGAATTAGGTTGGAAACCTGAATATGATTTAATTTCTGGGCTAAATGATTCATTGGAAAATGATTATTTAGTATCTGGACGAGACAAAGCAGAAATTGATTTTTCTGTAGATGAAGAAATTTTACAAGCTTTGTGACCCAGAGATAAACTACAAATCACATCAATAGTGCTGAGTGAAAAGTTCTGAGTTATCAGTTAAAAGATTGTACAATGTAAACTTTTAAAGTGCTGATTTCCTTTACTGAATGCGGTTTCCCACTTTTAACTCAGGACTCAGCACTTAGTACTCAACCTACGCGTCTTCTGATGCGAATTATTACAATATTGATGACATAAATATTTTCTACAATTATGCCTACTTTATTAGTTACCGGAGGAGCCGGATTTATTGGAGCGAATTTTATTCTCCAAGCAATCAAGTCACAATGGGCTAATGTAGTTAATTTAGATAAATTAACTTACGCTAGTAACCTTCAAACTTTAGCCGAAATAGCAATTAATCCTAACTATCATTTTATTCAAGGTGATATTGGTAATGTTGAGTTAGTCAGTTACCTTTTAGAAGAATATCAAC contains the following coding sequences:
- a CDS encoding GumC family protein, with the protein product MANTSLNQGQMLINSPQNAVDIKQLTTILFHRRYLILGISCAVMSVASILALIAKPTYQSSMQILVSSNLYEGVRSSNVQGNPESEFTDPNFQVVDYTAQLKLMMSTKLIQKAVDLLRPTYRDITLEDIKGKKEKGEKPPLEVAQIEGGSGINKIPSQVFEVTFKDKDPIKAQKVLQALQNVYQDYNIEQQNERLHKGLSFVNARLPEIKKEVSQSEKNLEAFRRQHNLLDPEVQSKILLESLADIQKQLETTRAQLQDNRARQANLERKMAASSQNAIISSRLSQSTRYQGLLNEIQKTELALAQQRLRYTENSPVIQNLTQQRQSLLALLRQEAGRSVGEKGQNVANTRQPLLTQGQMVGVDLKLVEEVIQVQTTSLGLIANEKSLVESEQRLRSELSKYPALIAQYNRLLPEVETNRKTLEQLLQAQQSLGLKIAQGGFDWQVLEAPDKGMYMGSGRVFLLGGGIIIGPILGIVAALIWEMFHDVIYSARELQRLTNLRLLGTVPGLGGRARKRLAKLPWDKQDRAVPLVLESNPRLPYHENLDMVYQNIQIARYPQLFQSLMLTSTLAGEGKTTLSLGLAVSAAHMHRRVLLIDANLHNPSLHKILELPNDWGLSLLLEEEANTPVADYIQPIHPDIDVLTAGPTPEDTVKLLSSDRMKELIELFEQTYDLVLIDAPAILDNVDARIVASVCSGIVLVGRIGQITQSELIQAREILSRLNLIGIIANDAKDAPRV
- a CDS encoding 5-formyltetrahydrofolate cyclo-ligase, whose product is MSMTEWREKSDRICQQLQTSVLFTQAKTILAYFSFRQEPDISLLFAHPQYRWGFPRCVGKSMFWHSWTPKDAVAIGTYGIIEPRPDTPPIDPDEVDLILVPSVACDYQGYRLGYGGGYYDRLLSSPAWQNKPTIGILFDFAYLPQIPIEHWDKPLKAVCTESRFTAA
- a CDS encoding GDP-L-fucose synthase family protein; the protein is MAALELKNKRILVTGGSGFLGRQVVDQLCQAGADLQKITVPRSRDCDLRVWENNQRVVDQQDIVIHLAAHVGGIGLNREKPAELFYDNLIMGTQLIHAAYQAGVEKFVCVGTICAYPKFTPVPFKEDDLWNGYPEETNAPYGVAKKALLVQLQSYRQQYNFNGVYLLPVNLYGPEDNFDPGSSHVIPALIRKVHEAQIKGDKQLPVWGDGSPTREFLYSEDAARGIVMGTQFYNDSEPVNLGTGYEISIRDLINLICELMEFDGEIVWETDKPNGQPRRCLDTERAKQAFNFTAQVSFEQGLKNTIAWYRQHAA
- the gmd gene encoding GDP-mannose 4,6-dehydratase; its protein translation is MTQQKRALITGITGQDGSYLSEFLLEQGYEVHGIIRRTSTFNTDRIDHIYEDPHKEGVRLFLHYGDLTDGTTLRRILEEVQPVEIYNLGAQSHVRVSFDSPEYTVDAVGMGTLRLLEAIRDYQQRTGIEVRFYQAGSSEMYGLVQAVPQSETTPFYPRSPYACAKVYAHWQTVNYRESYSLFACNGILFNHESPRRGETFVTRKITRAVAQIVAGKQKKLYMGNLDAKRDWGYAKDYVKAMWLMLQKEQPDDYVIATGETHSVREFLELAFRYVNLRWEDYVEFDERYLRPAEVELLIGDATKARQKLGWTPSVTFEGLVALMVEADLQALGITSPNGNGSSVPHDIATVRQQLGALHF
- a CDS encoding sugar transferase → MTAQSSLLSGKRGLRQDANASGRTFSKRGQQKKAPRLKPKGLSFQGLNGEFAKRLFDIVFSLLVLILFFPVYLILALLIALSSEGPIFYVQERVGKNYKPFNCIKFRTMVSNADEMLVQMMETSPQMRQEFESSFKLKQDPRITKIGRFLRITSLDEFPQFWNVLKGDMSVVGPRPLVAEELPKYGCHIDQILTIRPGITGLWQVSGRNDIPYPRRVQIDLHYVKFRNFWLDLWIILKTVDVVIMPKNNGAY
- a CDS encoding glycosyltransferase, producing the protein MPLKYALIHEWLTPKATGGSELVVKAILEHIDADLYALINFESTNPESYLYQRQIGTTFLQNFPYARNGVQKYLPLLPLAIEQLDLRQYDVILSSSHAVAKGVITAPDQLHICYCHSPMRYAWDLTFDYLQQSKVGNGIAGWITRYLLHRLRQWDVLTANRVDYFIANSQHTARRIWRCYRRTSTVIYPPVNVEELPFVADKEDFYLIVSRLVSYKQVSLIVKAFNQLKKPLVVIGTGPQMKYLRQIANSNIQILGWQPNDVVTKYMAKAKAFVYAACEDFGIALVEAQACGTPVIAYGAGGALETVRDIHSWVDTGTGILFNEQTEAALVAAVEKFEMYQGKFNPEYLRTHASKFSRRVFGDRYLDFVERCSKKTPSWE
- a CDS encoding NAD-dependent epimerase/dehydratase family protein, whose translation is MRILIIGGTRFIGVYLTQLLVEQGHEVVLFNRGNRPAPSLQGVGQIIGDRTDATQLKAKLSQENFDVIFDNNGRELADTQPLAEIFQGRVQHFVYMSSAGVYLKSDQMPHVEGDAVDPKSRHRGKHETEAYLAELGIPFTSIRPTYIYGPRNYNDLESWFFDRIVRDRPIPIPGNGLYITQLGHVKDLARAMTQVVGNQQAIGQIYNVSGDRFVTFDGLARACAQAAGKSPDAVKIVHYDPKKFDFGKRKAFPMRGQHFFASVNKAQSELGWKPEYDLISGLNDSLENDYLVSGRDKAEIDFSVDEEILQAL